In Hemicordylus capensis ecotype Gifberg chromosome 13, rHemCap1.1.pri, whole genome shotgun sequence, a single window of DNA contains:
- the PALB2 gene encoding partner and localizer of BRCA2 isoform X1 has product MPLCPPTPSRWFDQETEVRLVLQAHAYRQPPGLGRLSRRGFPQRACATGLAVFLERACCGGRGRGQPGGRPGERPPRAKREAVRVPEQRGQAGRPGMMEPPLGKILTPQEKEKLREKLALLKREYSKTFNRLQRAERAEKVRDHVQKTVAEQNELLMQDKAEKDLAESTSQISPTGTFPELSAANMTSVSFRLEPEVFCQGGSLPKNSGSERPKQDPTRALFGLAGLAPEEKRTLLPRSRSKLRRKAVLAREEGGESAREVLWRKSECESGGPRGSVGASGSPVFKSRSSSAWELDQSVLQVSPVAAAKGGVEPQLETSGATPSPGLSSRPLPCGQSSESQVSLPEPLGEEGVLANSGSPAAKTPVSQGGQETVQAGKEHAWAGEEAACGPAEAALASEALPGAALSEGKGQSRVTLGDRGTPMDKPDEEALWGPAEAGPALLEQAPPVTPAKSPLSSCTVVEGLLFPVEYYVRTTRRMSSCQREVNLAAVIESQLGKSRRRQRLAGTRAAVPSQELVGSSGQARGGPSSSPPPSADAAAPAAPQALLPLSHESTAPSESLTPSGVLTRHRRAGRPRRRGAAAGPSRRTASCWSQEPTETSGPAAPRGSSGLVSKEAQENSPGEGEGGTLLPVAAAAAARGRAEAEPSGKRRLAGSEGGQSSRTARLGPESASSVVRGLRAHSEVRHSEGRPAGRDGTRGQAGATLAPLDAASPPQEEPPEAALQCKRRRMSPGRKRGFPRAAHPASLGLFWAEGGIPELPFPVRNERACLKWLPAKLDLQEFHLPEEEFGFLKSQKLDACAVELLETFGAGRSAERLPQFAAEEGSSAPGDVPASLEDEPPALPPILQPLHKARIPSSKWLLSPALEGAHSGLLESQPPTPAFPAVGATPAAPPASVPDMLLLCASPSQVEEPGTLGAAPALPGAGPEEAACSMGGPSPGGDSWRPGGSPFPAVASGGQDEDAPKQDRVVAGNLAEAAGESQRAGSLQLTSRLKNFSGSCSVDVGTVCWEAAAGSSELCIVTACETSVSLWRHLDPGHWEALHTWHLAEVPVIQIIPLPGIKSHVCVALGSLEIAEIRFLFHSSEDGCTQQSLIKAGHIKAVLGLKGRRLVSSCGSLQDQEVEVTSFSEAGRASERQPLMPSQETLLAFAEVDGMQEGLVGMTTLNCVVVWNLRTGQLLRKMPVGCSEPASVCHRAYADSGLLFVVLSHPHAKESESRGSPAFRVVAFNPKTARSTGVMLLSLPLGIAGRYLEGDVKDTSAAAVLTSGAIAVWDLFLGQCTALLPPRSEGSWSLARWSVTDTCLLAGLKDGSVCVYSYTVQRPPSL; this is encoded by the exons ATGCCGCTCTGCCCTCCCACCCCGTCTCGGTGGTTTGACCAGGAAACGGAAGTGCGACTAGTTCTCCAGGCGCATGCGTACAGACAGCCACCTGGACTTGGTCGTCTCTCTCGTCGCGGGTTTCCTCAGCGCGCCTGCGCAACGGGGTTGGCGGTGTTTTTGGAAAGAGCGTGCTGCGGGGGGCGGGGCCGGGGCCAGCCGGGGGGGCGCCCGGGAGAGAGACCCCCCCGCGCCAAGAGAGAGGCGGTGCGAGTCCCCGAGCAGCGAGGCCAAGCGGGCAGGCCTGGGATGATGGAGCCCCCCCTGGGGAAAATCCTGACCccgcaggagaaggagaag CTGAGAGAAAAGCTGGCCTTACTGAAAAGAGAATACAGCAAAACATTCAACAGGCTGCAG CGTGCTGAAAGAGCCGAGAAGGTCCGAGATCACGTCCAGAAAACAGTTGCTGAGCAGAATGAGTTGCTTATGCAGGACAAAGCAGAGAAGGACCTTGCAG AATCCACCAGCCAGATCTCCCCTACAGGCACCTTTCCAGAGCTGAGCGCTGCAAACATGACATCCGTCTCCTTCAGACTGGAGCCTGAGGTcttctgccagggaggcagcttgCCAAAGAACTCTGGCTCTGAGCGCCCCAAGCAGGACCCGACAAGGGCCCTCTTTGGTCTGGCCGGGCTTGCTCCTGAGGAGAAACGGacgctgctgcccagaagcagatCCAAGTTGCGACGGAAGGCGGTCCTGGCACGGGAGGAGGGTGGCGAGTCTGCCCGTGAGGTGCTTTGGAGAAAGAGTGAATGCGAGTCGGGAGGCCCAAGAGGCTCTGTTGGGGCTTCTGGGTCACCAGTCTtcaagagcaggagcagcagcgctTGGGAGCTGGACCAGAGCGTGCTGCAGGTCTCCCCAGTGGCCGCAGCTAAAGGCGGTGTTGAGCCACAGCTGGAGACATCTGGAGCAACCCCCTCTCCTGGCCTCTCCAGCAGGCCGCTTCCTTGTGGACAGTCCTCTGAGAGCCAGGTGTCTTTGCCTGAGCCTCTGGGCGAGGAAGGCGTCTTGGCTAACTCGGGCAGTCCAGCTGCCAAGACCCCTGTTTCACAGGGAGGGCAAGAAACTGTCCAGGCCGGAAAGGAGCATGCCTGGGCGGGGGAGGAAGCAGCGTGTGGGCCTGCAGAAGCGGCACTCGCCTCTGAGGCTCTCCCGGGGGCTGCCCTGtcggaaggcaaagggcagagcCGGGTGACTCTTGGTGACAGAGGGACTCCCATGGACAAGCCCGATGAAGAGGCCTTGTGGGGCCCGGCTGAAGCTGGGCCTGCCCTCCTGGAGCAGGCGCCTCCTGTCACTCCCGCCAAGAGCCCGCTGAGCTCCTGCACAGTCGTTGAGGGGCTGCTCTTCCCTGTGGAGTATTATGTCAGGACCACGCGGCGGATGTCCAGCTGCCAGAGGGAGGTGAACCTGGCGGCGGTCATCGAGAGCCAGCTGGGAAAGAGCCGGAGGCGGCAGAGGCTGGCCGGCACCAGGGCAGCCGTGCCCTCCCAAGAGCTGGTGGGGAGCAGCGGCCAGGCCAGGGGGGGCCCTTCTTCTTCCCCGCCTCCCAGTGCTGATGCTGCAGCCCCTGCAGCCCCGCAGgcgctcctccctctctctcatgagAGCACCGCTCCCAGCGAGAGCCTGACTCCGAGCGGGGTGCTCACCCGGCACCGAAGAGCGGGGAGGccgaggaggaggggggcagcagCGGGGCCGAGCCGCCGAACTGCAAGCTGCTGGTCACAGGAGCCGACGGAGACCTCGGGGCCAGCTGCCCCCCGAGGCAGCAGTGGTCTTGTGTCAAAGGAGGCCCAAGAGAACAGCCCTGGTGAAGGCGAGGGGGGGACGCTGCTccccgttgctgctgctgctgccgccaggggcCGTGCAGAAGCTGAGCCAAGTGGCAAGAGGCGGCTGGCTGGATCGGAAGGCGGGCAGAGCTCCCGCACAGCCCGCCTGGGACCCGAATCTGCCTCCAGCGTCGTGAGAGGTTTGAGAGCCCACAGCGAGGTGCGTCACTCGGAGGGCAGGCCGGCGGGACGGGACGGGACTCGGGGCCAAGCTGGGGCCACGCTGGCGCCACTGGATGCCGCCTCTCCACCTCAAGAGGAGCCCCCGGAGGCTGCTCTGCAGTGCAAGAGGAGAAGGATGTCCCCAG GGCGAAAGAGGGGCTTCCCGCGTGCGGCGCATCCCGCTTCTCTAGGCCTCTTCTGGGCCGAGGGCGGCATCCCGGAGCTCCCCTTCCCTGTCAGAAATGAGAGGGCCTGTCTGAAGTGGCTGCCTGCCAAGCTGGACCTCCAAGAATTTCACCTGCCCGAAGAGGAATTTGGCTTCCTCAAATCCCAAAAACTCGACGCTTGTGCTGTAGAACTGCTGGAGACGTTTGGTGCTGGCAGATCGGCCGAGCGCCTCCCGCAGTTTGCTGCTGAGGAAGGATCCTCTGCGCCTGGCGACGTTCCTGCTTCTTTGGAGGATGAGCCGCCAGCGCTGCCACCCATCCTGCAGCCCCTGCACAAGGCACGGATCCCCTCCAGCAAGTGGCTCCTCTCTCCAGCCCTGGAGGGCGCCCACAGCGGCCTGCTGGAGTCCCAGCCGCCTACTCCCGCTTTCCCTGCCGTGGGGGCGACCCCAGCAGCTCCCCCAGCCTCTGTGCCTgacatgttgttgttgtgtgcGTCTCCTTCGCAAGTGGAGGAGCCAGGCACCTTGGGAGCCGCTCCTGCCCTGCCCGGGGCTGGCCCGGAGGAAGCAGCCTGCAGCATGGGAGGGCCCAGCCCAGGCGGAGACAGCTGGAGGCCTGGGGGGAGTCCGTTTCCAGCCGTCGCGTCTGGAGGGCAGGACGAGGACGCGCCCAAACAG GACAGAGTGGTGGCTGGGAACCTGGCAGAGGCTGCAGGAGAGAGCCAGAGAGCAGGGAGCTTGCAGCTGACTTCGAGACTGAAG AACTTCTCTGGCTCCTGCTCTGTGGACGTGGGCACGGTGTGCTGGGAGGCTGCTGCCGGCTCCTCCGAATTGTGTATTGTGACTGCTTGTGAAACCTCCGTCTCCCTCTGGAGGCACCTGGACCCCGGCCACTGGGAGGCCCTGCATACCTGGCACCTGGCAGAG GTCCCTGTCATCCAAATCATTCCCCTGCCGGGCATCAAGAGCCACGTCTGTGTGGCCCTGGGCAGTCTGGAGATTGCAGAGATCAG GTTCTTGTTTCATTCTTCCGAGGACGGTTGCACTCAGCAGTCACTCATCAAAGCTGGCCACATCAAAGCTGTCCTTGGCCTGAAGGGCAGGCGGCTGGTCAGCAGTTGTGGGTCGCTCCAAGACCAAGAGGTGGAAGTCACTTCTTTCTCTGAGGCAGGAAG GGCCAGTGAGAGGCAGCCCTTGATGCCCTCCCAAGAAACCCTTTTGGCTTTTGCTGAGGTGGACGGGATGCAGGAGGGTTTGGTTGGCATGACGACCCTGAACTGTGTGGTGGTCTG GAACCTGAGAACGGGCCAGCTGCTGAGGAAGATGCctgtgggctgctctgagccagcttCGGTCTGCCACAGGGCCTACGCCGACTCG GGCCTCCTGTTTGTGGTCCTAAGTCACCCACATGCCAAGGAGAGTGAGTCGCGTGGGAGCCCTGCCTTCCGGGTGGTCGCTTTCAATCCCAAGACAGCCAGGAGTACGGGGGTGATGCTCTTGTCCCTCCCTCTAGGGATCGCAGGAAG GTACCTGGAAGGTGATGTGAAGGATACCTCTGCTGCAGCTGTGCTGACGTCTGGAGCGATTGCCGtgtgggacttatttctgggGCAGTGCACGGCTCTGCTGCCCCCCCGTTCTGAGGGGAGCTGGTCTCTCGCCAGGTGGTCAGTCACAGACACTTGCCTGCTGGCTGGACTCAAAGACGGCAGCGTCTGCGTTTACAGCTACACCGTGCAGAGGCCGCCTTCTCTTTGA